From a single Rhodococcus qingshengii JCM 15477 genomic region:
- a CDS encoding helicase-related protein has translation MTVTDFPPGTLINARGRDWLVLPGATEGTILARPLGGRDDETTLLLPQFDDPKAAVFDAPTVEDRGDAARARLLRDALRLSFRVTSGPFRSFAQLAVTPRNYQLVPLMMATAQDTTRLLIADGVGVGKTVEAGLIAAELLATGDAQRLVVLCSPQLAPQWQAELRSKFGINAELLLPSTVNRLKVPWGSTVYEHYPYLIISTDFIKQRSRRDEFALKCPELVIVDEAHTCIAPSTAGSSQAHQRYTLLRKLADDPTRHLLLLTATPHSGDDGAWQSLVGLLDNRLGELPADLSGPHRDEDRKLLAQFLIQRQRADIREYLDEDTPFPKRERAEESYKLTPEYRALFDKVMRFAREQVSDPSLNTVRQRVRWWSAIALLRSIASSPAAAEQTLLNRSELSASETKEDADSIAAPRVLDVDLDDAVEGDDTALGADTFDSDGPDGSARRRLREFAAIAKSLKGVKGDAKLKRLIVLLTELLVEGYHPIVFCRYIPTAEYLAEHLGAALTKKHRTLRVESVTGNLPPEERQARVSELTAHDGPRLLIATDCLSEGVNLQDGFTAVVHYDLAWNPTRHEQREGRVDRFGQRADVVRAITYYGVDNGIDGVVLDVLIRRHERIRRSTGVSVPIPVDSTTVMTAIWESLLLRGNETDQLTLDLGSATSSAVTDAVDMQWIDAAEREKVSRSRFRQASLSPDAVAETLADVRRSLGGPADAEVFVRDALTLLSGQLSETADGFSARIDTLPPAVREQLPPSKKPILQFHRSFPVPAGDHVLSRTDPTVESIARYVLDAALDPELPPTQRPARRAGVIRTTSVEKVTTLLVVRFRLELIIPGAKTTITQVAEDAQFLAFTNSGDTLSWLEESAVENLLAARPTGNVADELARTQLDRVLGRLDGTVGHLTNRGEAIAAAAVADHRKVRKSSKTGIKGLRARLLPPPDVLGVYVYLPDRSAS, from the coding sequence ATGACCGTCACCGACTTCCCTCCCGGAACCCTCATCAACGCCCGCGGCCGCGACTGGCTCGTCCTCCCCGGAGCAACTGAGGGAACGATCCTCGCCCGACCCCTCGGCGGACGCGACGACGAAACAACCCTGCTGCTACCGCAATTCGACGATCCGAAAGCGGCAGTCTTCGACGCCCCCACAGTCGAGGATCGTGGTGACGCTGCCCGCGCCCGACTGCTCCGGGATGCTCTACGGCTCTCCTTCCGCGTCACCTCGGGTCCATTCCGATCGTTCGCTCAGCTGGCCGTCACCCCCCGCAACTACCAGCTCGTGCCGCTGATGATGGCCACCGCACAGGACACGACCCGACTGCTCATCGCAGACGGTGTCGGTGTCGGCAAGACCGTCGAAGCCGGACTGATCGCCGCGGAACTTCTCGCGACCGGCGACGCACAGCGCCTCGTGGTTCTCTGCTCCCCGCAGCTCGCCCCCCAATGGCAGGCGGAACTGCGCAGCAAGTTCGGGATCAACGCCGAGCTGCTGCTGCCCTCGACGGTGAACCGACTCAAGGTGCCGTGGGGTTCGACCGTCTACGAGCACTACCCGTACCTGATCATCTCCACCGACTTCATCAAACAGCGCAGCCGCCGCGACGAATTCGCATTGAAGTGCCCCGAACTGGTCATCGTCGACGAAGCTCACACCTGCATCGCGCCGAGTACTGCCGGGTCGAGTCAGGCCCACCAGCGGTACACGTTGCTCCGTAAACTCGCCGACGACCCCACCCGGCATTTGTTGCTGCTCACCGCTACCCCGCACAGCGGGGACGACGGGGCCTGGCAATCGCTTGTCGGGTTGCTCGACAACAGGCTCGGGGAGCTCCCCGCCGATCTGTCCGGACCCCATCGTGACGAGGACCGGAAACTGCTCGCTCAGTTTCTCATCCAGCGTCAACGCGCCGACATCCGCGAATATTTGGACGAGGACACCCCCTTTCCGAAGCGAGAACGAGCCGAGGAAAGCTACAAGCTGACCCCCGAATATCGGGCCCTGTTCGACAAGGTCATGCGCTTCGCCCGCGAACAAGTCTCCGATCCGTCGCTGAACACGGTGCGTCAACGTGTGCGGTGGTGGTCCGCGATCGCACTGCTGCGCTCGATCGCCTCGAGTCCCGCAGCTGCCGAGCAGACCCTGCTCAACCGCTCCGAACTCAGCGCCAGCGAAACGAAGGAAGACGCGGACTCCATCGCCGCCCCCCGCGTCCTCGATGTGGACCTCGACGACGCCGTCGAAGGCGACGACACCGCCCTCGGCGCCGATACCTTCGACAGTGACGGACCGGACGGGTCGGCCCGCCGTCGACTGCGCGAATTCGCCGCCATCGCAAAGTCATTGAAGGGCGTCAAGGGTGATGCGAAGCTCAAACGCCTGATCGTGCTTCTGACGGAACTCCTCGTCGAGGGCTATCACCCGATCGTCTTCTGCCGATACATCCCCACTGCCGAATACCTGGCCGAACACCTCGGCGCGGCATTGACGAAAAAACACCGCACCCTGCGAGTCGAATCGGTCACCGGCAACCTGCCTCCGGAAGAGCGGCAAGCGCGGGTCTCCGAGCTCACCGCTCACGACGGACCCAGGCTGCTGATCGCCACCGACTGCCTCTCCGAGGGAGTGAACCTGCAAGACGGATTCACAGCAGTGGTGCACTACGACCTCGCGTGGAACCCCACCCGACACGAACAACGCGAAGGCCGCGTCGACCGATTCGGTCAACGCGCCGATGTCGTCCGCGCGATCACCTACTACGGCGTCGACAACGGCATCGACGGAGTGGTACTCGACGTCCTGATCCGCCGGCACGAACGTATCCGCCGCAGCACCGGGGTGTCGGTGCCGATCCCAGTCGACTCGACCACCGTCATGACCGCGATTTGGGAGTCTCTCCTGTTGCGCGGCAACGAGACCGACCAACTCACTTTGGATTTGGGGTCAGCCACCTCGAGTGCGGTCACCGATGCCGTGGACATGCAGTGGATCGATGCTGCGGAACGTGAGAAGGTATCCCGCTCACGGTTCCGGCAGGCATCCCTGAGCCCCGATGCTGTCGCCGAGACACTCGCCGACGTCCGACGCTCCCTCGGCGGCCCCGCCGACGCCGAAGTGTTCGTCCGTGACGCCCTGACCTTGCTCTCCGGGCAGCTGAGCGAGACCGCCGACGGGTTCTCTGCCCGCATCGACACCCTTCCGCCGGCGGTCCGCGAACAACTACCCCCCTCGAAGAAGCCGATCCTGCAGTTCCACCGGTCCTTCCCGGTCCCGGCCGGCGATCACGTGCTGAGTCGCACTGACCCGACCGTCGAATCCATCGCACGCTACGTCCTCGACGCGGCTCTCGATCCCGAATTGCCCCCCACCCAGCGGCCCGCCCGCCGAGCCGGCGTCATCCGCACCACCAGTGTCGAGAAGGTCACGACACTGCTCGTCGTCCGATTCCGGCTCGAACTGATCATCCCCGGGGCCAAGACCACGATCACCCAGGTCGCCGAGGACGCCCAGTTCCTGGCCTTCACCAACAGTGGCGACACCCTGTCCTGGCTCGAGGAATCCGCCGTCGAAAACCTGCTTGCCGCACGCCCCACCGGAAACGTCGCGGACGAGCTCGCCCGCACCCAACTCGACCGAGTTCTGGGCCGCCTCGACGGCACCGTCGGCCACCTGACCAACCGAGGCGAGGCAATCGCTGCCGCCGCCGTGGCGGATCACCGCAAGGTACGTAAGAGCAGCAAAACCGGGATCAAGGGGCTACGAGCACGACTACTCCCACCCCCGGACGTCCTCGGCGTCTACGTCTACCTCCCCGATCGGAGCGCATCGTGA
- a CDS encoding DEAD/DEAH box helicase codes for MRSLVDAFGVLGKVLGDYQSFVSGFLNIKDPEVKAKVESEIKNGLLWPEPWLALNPAFEPGGTVSELVDSNVLHPANREIFRARTDGDPFGREIAFHRHQSDAFTIAQRDESYVLTTGTGSGKSMSYIVPIVDRVLREGSGKGVRAIVVYPMNALANSQRGELEKFLGRDKPKVTFGRYTGQEKRTEREAILASPPDILLTNYVMLELMLTRPRERSALITSAANLSYLVLDELHTYRGRQGADVAMLIRRLRGAVGVSDLQCIGTSATLAGPGTRAEQRQEVAELATRIFGTQIPAENIIGETLRRATKGQVDNTELAARLATPAPTTWEELHRDPLAIWTEETFGLREDDEGKLARQVPTRLQAAASALAEKTGVDVALCEDRLRELLLTGSKARDDSGRPLFAFKLHQFIGKGDTAYATLERPDARYLTTQYQRSAPEGTAGKPLFPLAFCRECGQDYLVVNLDRGGENFSPRTLNGGRGEQAEATGLLLITDTPWPDMHDPALRELVPDDWVIETAGTRTLDKARRTRLPRGVRVDVFGTITDDGLTAAFFETLHFCPSCKTSYESSRQSEFSRVSSLGTEGRASAVTVLSQAVVRTLKAETDLDDEARKFLAFSDNRQDTSLQAGHFNDFVSVGMIRSALYRAARDQQEKYPDEPLTDEDLGPRVVKVLGGTPADFAKNPDVEYAAKKKVASALRDSVAYRMWADLQRGWRITMPNLEQTGQLRLSYAGIDELAADEPKWADLGQPLAGAEPATRLQLMGVLLDELRRHICIESDYLTEERYDSIKRASQEWLRPPWALTDETGIYAGTAYPGSRPKFVAGTGADLHISGLGNYGRWLRRPDRFPLHDHPLKPADADTLISSLLALMARVGILAKIVEKNRPVGYRVHAGIIEWHAGDGEYRAPDPIRGNQTQGRVNPFFRRFYAETASGLVGLEAREHTAQVTAELRQDREDRFSDAALPVLYCSPTMELGVDIKSLNVVGMRNVPPTPANYAQRSGRAGRSGQPAVVLTYCSTGNAHDAYYFGRSQDMVAGAVAPPRLELGNQDLVRAHAHAIWLVICDLDLKSSMVDLLEVDAAGQPLRDEVRSKIDSTTHAARAVAAISAVLTATTEVTSAPWWSDDWIEETVKRAPIRFDRAADRWRGLYRESLVELDSANDILKNIGASEPSKRQARGRISEARAALDLLKGQIDDVNQGDFYTYRYFASEGFLPGYSFPRLPLSAFIPAERRTKNGQGDYVQRPRFLAISEFGPGAFIYHEGARYEVNRVSLPAREDGSGVSITEIKRCESCGYLHDLNGPTSYEVCDHCGSASLLTLSRMMRLLAVKTRRRDRISADEEERQRAGHEIVTSIRFEPHGERAGQLTSTLTAGGDTLATMTYGDTALIRRMNVGLRRRKDKDIKGHLLDTVEGKWAREADLAKNDGASDTTGGDRVQRVVPYVEDHRNALLMHLSATIPDEQRMAAMYALKRAVEAVFQLESNELAVEPMPGGSTPDAWSRLLFFEAAEGGAGVLRRLATEEQQMHAVARKAMEILHYDPDTGKDLGKAKHAAEACAQACYDCLLSYGNQWDHQLLDRHCVIELLGQLATATLVVGGGGEERTDRLTRLEEPSNSLEKQFLRFLEEHGYRLPDTAQQLVDGYYVRPDFAFHTDGGDVAIFVDGPIHDSDHQSEKDEQARMKLEDEAGWLVLRFHHADAEGGWRETVSRHPSVFGQGRAGA; via the coding sequence ATGAGGAGTCTTGTGGACGCGTTCGGTGTGCTCGGAAAAGTGTTGGGCGACTATCAGTCTTTTGTCTCGGGGTTCCTGAATATCAAGGATCCCGAAGTCAAGGCGAAAGTCGAGAGCGAAATCAAGAACGGCCTCCTATGGCCGGAACCCTGGCTGGCCTTGAACCCCGCTTTCGAACCGGGTGGGACGGTCAGCGAGCTCGTCGACTCCAACGTGCTGCACCCCGCGAATCGCGAGATCTTCCGCGCCCGCACCGACGGCGACCCATTCGGTCGCGAAATCGCCTTCCACCGGCACCAGAGCGACGCGTTCACCATCGCCCAACGCGACGAGTCGTACGTCCTGACCACCGGCACAGGCTCAGGTAAATCGATGTCCTACATCGTCCCGATCGTGGACCGGGTACTACGTGAAGGCAGCGGCAAGGGTGTCCGTGCGATCGTCGTGTATCCGATGAACGCACTGGCCAACAGTCAGCGCGGGGAACTGGAGAAGTTCCTCGGCAGGGACAAACCTAAGGTCACGTTCGGCCGCTACACCGGTCAAGAAAAGCGCACCGAGCGCGAGGCGATCCTGGCCAGCCCACCCGATATCCTTCTCACCAATTACGTGATGCTCGAACTGATGCTGACCCGTCCGCGGGAACGATCCGCTTTGATCACGAGTGCCGCGAATCTGTCGTACCTCGTGCTCGACGAACTGCACACCTACCGTGGCCGGCAGGGCGCCGATGTCGCGATGCTGATTCGTCGCCTGCGTGGAGCGGTAGGAGTGAGTGATCTTCAGTGCATCGGAACCAGCGCCACCCTGGCTGGGCCCGGAACCAGAGCGGAACAGCGTCAGGAGGTGGCGGAACTCGCCACGAGAATCTTCGGCACCCAGATCCCAGCTGAAAATATCATCGGCGAAACCTTGCGCCGCGCAACAAAAGGCCAGGTAGACAACACCGAACTGGCAGCTCGACTCGCTACGCCTGCGCCGACAACCTGGGAAGAATTGCACCGCGATCCGTTGGCGATCTGGACGGAGGAAACCTTCGGTCTCCGGGAGGACGACGAAGGAAAACTCGCGCGGCAAGTACCGACCCGACTTCAGGCCGCAGCGTCGGCACTGGCCGAGAAGACCGGTGTGGACGTCGCGCTGTGCGAGGACCGCCTCCGAGAGTTGCTGCTTACGGGATCGAAGGCTCGCGATGACAGCGGCCGACCACTGTTCGCGTTCAAGCTCCACCAGTTCATCGGAAAGGGCGACACTGCGTACGCCACCCTCGAGCGCCCGGATGCTCGCTATCTGACCACCCAATATCAGCGCAGCGCACCGGAAGGAACCGCAGGTAAGCCCCTGTTCCCGCTAGCATTTTGCCGCGAGTGCGGCCAGGACTATCTGGTCGTCAACCTCGACAGGGGCGGCGAGAACTTCAGCCCCCGCACCCTAAACGGTGGGCGCGGCGAGCAGGCTGAGGCAACAGGTCTACTCCTGATCACAGATACACCGTGGCCGGATATGCATGACCCGGCGCTCCGGGAATTGGTTCCGGACGACTGGGTCATCGAAACCGCCGGCACCCGTACTCTGGACAAGGCTCGGCGCACCCGTCTTCCACGCGGTGTTCGTGTCGATGTGTTCGGAACGATCACCGACGACGGACTGACTGCGGCGTTCTTTGAGACGTTGCACTTTTGCCCGAGCTGCAAAACCAGTTACGAAAGCTCGCGCCAGTCCGAGTTCTCCCGGGTATCGAGCCTGGGCACCGAGGGGCGCGCGAGCGCGGTGACCGTGTTGTCGCAGGCCGTGGTCCGCACGTTGAAGGCGGAAACAGATCTCGACGACGAGGCTCGCAAGTTCTTGGCATTTTCGGATAACCGGCAGGACACGAGCCTGCAGGCAGGGCACTTCAACGATTTCGTCTCGGTGGGCATGATTCGATCCGCCCTGTACCGGGCGGCACGTGATCAGCAGGAGAAGTATCCGGACGAGCCGCTGACCGACGAAGATCTGGGGCCACGGGTGGTCAAGGTTCTCGGCGGAACTCCCGCCGACTTCGCGAAAAACCCCGACGTGGAATACGCGGCGAAAAAGAAAGTCGCCAGCGCCCTGCGCGATTCGGTTGCATATCGGATGTGGGCGGATCTGCAGCGGGGCTGGCGCATCACCATGCCGAACCTCGAGCAGACCGGCCAGCTGCGCCTCTCGTACGCGGGTATCGACGAGCTCGCTGCCGATGAGCCGAAATGGGCGGATTTGGGCCAGCCGCTGGCCGGTGCGGAACCGGCGACCCGTCTTCAGCTCATGGGGGTATTGCTCGATGAGCTGCGTCGCCATATCTGCATCGAATCGGACTACCTCACCGAGGAGCGGTACGACAGCATCAAGCGGGCGAGCCAGGAATGGCTCCGTCCGCCGTGGGCGTTGACCGATGAAACCGGTATCTACGCCGGAACCGCATACCCGGGCAGCAGACCCAAATTTGTTGCCGGTACCGGCGCGGACCTGCATATTTCCGGTCTCGGCAATTACGGTCGGTGGCTTCGCCGACCGGACCGCTTCCCCTTGCACGATCACCCGCTCAAACCTGCGGACGCCGATACGTTGATTTCGAGCCTGCTCGCCCTGATGGCTAGGGTGGGGATCTTGGCGAAGATCGTCGAGAAGAACCGTCCCGTCGGATACCGTGTGCATGCGGGCATCATCGAATGGCATGCCGGGGACGGTGAGTACCGCGCCCCAGACCCGATCCGCGGAAACCAGACGCAGGGCCGGGTCAACCCCTTCTTCCGCCGTTTCTACGCCGAAACAGCCTCCGGTCTCGTCGGCCTCGAGGCACGCGAGCACACCGCGCAGGTCACCGCCGAGCTCCGCCAGGACCGGGAGGACCGGTTCAGCGATGCCGCGTTGCCGGTGCTGTACTGCTCACCGACGATGGAACTCGGCGTCGACATCAAGAGCCTGAACGTGGTGGGGATGCGTAACGTCCCCCCGACGCCCGCCAACTACGCGCAACGCTCCGGGCGCGCAGGCCGGAGCGGTCAGCCTGCCGTCGTCCTGACCTACTGCTCCACCGGCAACGCGCATGACGCCTACTACTTCGGGCGCAGCCAGGACATGGTCGCGGGCGCCGTGGCCCCGCCGCGGCTCGAACTGGGAAACCAGGACCTCGTCCGCGCGCATGCACATGCCATCTGGCTGGTGATCTGCGATCTGGATCTGAAATCCAGCATGGTCGATCTTCTCGAGGTCGATGCAGCCGGACAGCCGCTGCGCGATGAGGTGCGCTCCAAGATCGACTCGACAACCCATGCCGCCCGCGCCGTCGCCGCTATCAGTGCGGTGTTGACCGCTACTACTGAGGTCACCAGCGCCCCGTGGTGGAGCGATGACTGGATCGAGGAGACCGTCAAACGTGCACCTATCCGGTTCGATCGGGCTGCGGACCGCTGGCGGGGTCTCTACCGTGAATCTTTGGTCGAACTCGACAGCGCCAACGACATCCTCAAGAACATTGGGGCTTCGGAGCCTTCGAAACGGCAAGCCCGCGGGCGGATCTCCGAGGCACGCGCTGCCCTCGACTTGCTCAAAGGTCAGATCGACGACGTCAACCAGGGCGACTTCTACACCTACCGCTACTTCGCCTCGGAAGGGTTCCTACCAGGCTATTCGTTCCCCCGCCTGCCGTTGTCGGCGTTCATTCCCGCCGAACGCAGAACCAAGAACGGGCAGGGCGACTACGTGCAACGGCCCCGATTCCTCGCGATCAGCGAGTTCGGGCCAGGCGCGTTCATCTACCACGAGGGCGCCCGCTACGAGGTCAACCGAGTAAGCCTGCCCGCCCGCGAGGACGGGAGCGGTGTGAGCATCACCGAGATTAAACGATGCGAATCCTGCGGCTATCTGCATGACCTGAACGGGCCCACCAGCTACGAGGTGTGCGATCACTGCGGCTCCGCTTCCCTGCTGACGCTGAGCCGGATGATGCGGCTCCTCGCGGTCAAAACCCGGCGCCGCGACCGGATCAGCGCCGACGAGGAAGAGCGGCAACGCGCCGGCCACGAGATCGTCACCTCGATCCGATTCGAACCCCATGGCGAACGTGCTGGTCAGCTCACCAGCACGCTGACCGCCGGCGGCGACACCTTGGCCACCATGACCTACGGGGACACCGCGTTGATCCGCCGCATGAACGTGGGTTTGCGTCGCCGCAAAGACAAAGACATCAAAGGTCACCTGCTCGATACCGTCGAAGGTAAATGGGCGCGCGAAGCCGACCTCGCCAAAAATGACGGGGCATCCGACACGACTGGCGGTGATCGTGTCCAGCGTGTCGTCCCGTACGTCGAGGACCACCGCAATGCGCTGCTCATGCACCTCTCGGCCACTATTCCGGACGAACAGCGGATGGCAGCGATGTATGCGCTCAAACGAGCCGTCGAGGCCGTATTCCAGCTTGAAAGCAACGAACTCGCCGTCGAACCGATGCCCGGCGGCTCCACCCCAGACGCCTGGTCGCGGCTGCTGTTCTTCGAAGCCGCCGAGGGCGGTGCCGGCGTACTTCGGCGCCTCGCCACCGAAGAGCAGCAGATGCACGCAGTCGCCCGCAAAGCAATGGAAATCCTGCACTACGACCCCGACACCGGTAAGGACCTCGGCAAAGCGAAACATGCCGCCGAAGCCTGCGCCCAGGCCTGCTACGACTGCCTACTGTCCTACGGCAATCAATGGGACCACCAACTGCTCGACCGGCACTGCGTGATCGAACTGCTCGGGCAGTTGGCAACCGCAACTCTGGTAGTCGGCGGCGGCGGCGAGGAACGCACCGACCGATTGACCCGCCTCGAAGAACCCAGCAACAGCCTCGAAAAACAATTCCTGCGGTTCCTCGAAGAACACGGCTACCGCCTACCCGATACCGCGCAACAACTTGTCGACGGCTACTACGTCCGACCGGATTTCGCGTTCCACACCGACGGCGGCGACGTCGCGATCTTCGTGGACGGGCCGATCCACGATTCCGATCATCAGAGCGAGAAAGACGAGCAAGCACGCATGAAGCTCGAAGACGAAGCAGGCTGGCTGGTACTGCGCTTCCACCACGCAGACGCAGAAGGCGGATGGCGTGAGACAGTCTCTCGTCATCCCTCCGTATTCGGGCAGGGCAGGGCAGGCGCATGA